The Peromyscus maniculatus bairdii isolate BWxNUB_F1_BW_parent chromosome 6, HU_Pman_BW_mat_3.1, whole genome shotgun sequence genome has a segment encoding these proteins:
- the Lrrc71 gene encoding leucine-rich repeat-containing protein 71 isoform X14 produces the protein MSTEPSAPGTSPRTPRPGAQKSSGAITKKGDRAAKEKPATALPPLGEEEPKNPEEYQCSGVLETDFAELCIRSGYTDFPKVVTRPRPNQNFVLSASMSEKPTQDDQRLSASCSQNSLESKYVFFRPTIQVEVEQEDSKAVKEIYIRGWKLEDRILGIFSKCLPSLSQLQAINLWKVGLTDKTLTTFIALLPLCSSTLRKVSLEGNPLPEQSYYKLMGLDSTISHLSLRNNSIDDHGAQLLGQALSTLNNSNRTLVSLNLGFNHIGDEGAGYIADGLRLNRSLLWLSLAHNRIQDKGALKLAEVLRPFELTHTEVVERRRLLLEKGTQERSSRSPSSSRHGDSKTEREKSQTAGISNVTLVDKPEKMQTLKAPKGLGKKKEKSGEVVKKEEKSGPGQSPTQGTPKKEDATKAGKGKVTIPEQKMSKGKGMKTGSKEKRSILLESEQLVVEATEMVNPLLEPVEHRDGKVFMPGNKGTESQRWGWKASSPLCSTRSRSPSPGLLRPRAPWGCCGCPWRKTALTRSVQHTP, from the exons ATGTCAACTGAGCCGAGCGCTCCCGGGACCTCACCTAGGACACCGCGTCCTGGGGCCCAGAAGTCATCCGGTGCGATAACCAAGAAGGGGGACCGGGCCGCTAAGGAGAAGCCAGCAACTGCCCTGCCTCCGTTGGGCGAGGAGGAGCCGAAAAATCCCG AGGAGTACCAGTGCTCTGGGGTCCTGGAGACAGACTTCGCCGAGCTCTGCATACGGTCAGGCTACACCGACTTTCCCAAAGTTGTCACCCGGCCTCGGCCCAACCAGAACTTTGTCCTTTCCGCCTCCATGTCAGAAAAACCCACCCAAG ACGACCAGCGGCTCTCAGCATCCTGCAGCCAGAACAGCCTGGAGAGCAAATACGTGTTCTTCCGGCCCACCATTCAGGTGGAGGTAGAGCAGGAGGACAGCAAGGCCGTGAAAGAGATCTACATCCGAG GTTGGAAACTTGAGGATCGGATTCTGGGTATTTTCTCCAAATGTCTGCCCTCCCTCAGCCAGCTGCAAGCTATCAA CTTGTGGAAGGTGGGGCTGACGGATAAGACCCTGACCACCTTCATCGCCCTTCTGCCTCTCTGTTCCTCCACACTCAG GAAGGTGTCTCTGGAGGGGAACCCACTACCGGAGCAGTCCTATTACAAGCTCATGGGACTGGACAGCAC GATCTCTCACTTATCTCTGAGGAACAACAGCATCGACGACCACGGGGCGCAGCTCCTGGGCCAGGCACTGTCCACACTGAACAACAGCAACCGGACCCTGGTTTCGCTGAACCTGGGATTCAACCACATCGGGGACGAGGGAGCGGGCTACATTGCAGAT GGCCTGAGACTGAATCGCTCTCTTCTCTGGTTGTCCCTGGCGCACAACCGTATTCAAGACAAGGGCGCACTGAAGCTGGCTGAG GTTCTGCGCCCCTTCGAGCTGACCCACACGGAGGTGGTGGAGCGGCGGCGCCTGCTCTTGGAGAAAGGAACGCAGGAGCGGTCGTCGCGATCG CCTTCCTCCTCCCGACATGGAGACTCCAAAACGGAACGTGAGAAGTCTCAGACAGCGGGCATCAGCAATGTTACTTTGGTGGACAAGCCAGAAAAGATGCAGACATTAAAAGCACCCAAGGGTCTGGGCAAGAAAAAGGAGAAGTCAGGG GAAGTtgtaaagaaggaagagaagtcaGGCCCCGGGCAGTCCCCTACACAAGGAACCCCTAAGAAAGAAGATGCCACAAAGGCAGGCAAGGGGA AGGTAACCATCCCCGAGCAGAAGATGAGCAAGGGGAAAGGGATGAAGACAGGGAGCAAAGAGAAGCGCAGCATCCTCCTGGAGTCAGAG CAGCTGGTGGTTGAAGCTACAGAGATGGTTAACCCTCTCCTGGAGCCCGTGGAGCACCGAGATGGGAAGGTTTTCATGCCCGGGAACAAG GGAACCGAATCAcagaggtggggctggaaggcTTCCTCACCGCTGTGCAGTACCAGGTCCAGGTCTCCAAGTCCAGGACTTCTTCGTCCAAGGGCCCCTTGGGGCTGCTGTGGCTGTCCCTGGCG aaaaactGCTTTGACCCGCAGTGTCCAACATACACCATGA
- the Lrrc71 gene encoding leucine-rich repeat-containing protein 71 isoform X8: MSTEPSAPGTSPRTPRPGAQKSSGAITKKGDRAAKEKPATALPPLGEEEPKNPEEYQCSGVLETDFAELCIRSGYTDFPKVVTRPRPNQNFVLSASMSEKPTQDDQRLSASCSQNSLESKYVFFRPTIQVEVEQEDSKAVKEIYIRGWKLEDRILGIFSKCLPSLSQLQAINLWKVGLTDKTLTTFIALLPLCSSTLRKVSLEGNPLPEQSYYKLMGLDSTSDRSKPSTAGPLSPPQDLSLISEEQQHRRPRGAAPGPGTVHTEQQQPDPGFAEPGIQPHRGRGSGLHCRWPSVLQGLRLNRSLLWLSLAHNRIQDKGALKLAEVLRPFELTHTEVVERRRLLLEKGTQERSSRSPSSSRHGDSKTEREKSQTAGISNVTLVDKPEKMQTLKAPKGLGKKKEKSGEVVKKEEKSGPGQSPTQGTPKKEDATKAGKGKVTIPEQKMSKGKGMKTGSKEKRSILLESEQLVVEATEMVNPLLEPVEHRDGKVFMPGNKGTESQRWGWKASSPLCSTRSRSPSPGLLRPRAPWGCCGCPWRKTALTRSVQHTP; the protein is encoded by the exons ATGTCAACTGAGCCGAGCGCTCCCGGGACCTCACCTAGGACACCGCGTCCTGGGGCCCAGAAGTCATCCGGTGCGATAACCAAGAAGGGGGACCGGGCCGCTAAGGAGAAGCCAGCAACTGCCCTGCCTCCGTTGGGCGAGGAGGAGCCGAAAAATCCCG AGGAGTACCAGTGCTCTGGGGTCCTGGAGACAGACTTCGCCGAGCTCTGCATACGGTCAGGCTACACCGACTTTCCCAAAGTTGTCACCCGGCCTCGGCCCAACCAGAACTTTGTCCTTTCCGCCTCCATGTCAGAAAAACCCACCCAAG ACGACCAGCGGCTCTCAGCATCCTGCAGCCAGAACAGCCTGGAGAGCAAATACGTGTTCTTCCGGCCCACCATTCAGGTGGAGGTAGAGCAGGAGGACAGCAAGGCCGTGAAAGAGATCTACATCCGAG GTTGGAAACTTGAGGATCGGATTCTGGGTATTTTCTCCAAATGTCTGCCCTCCCTCAGCCAGCTGCAAGCTATCAA CTTGTGGAAGGTGGGGCTGACGGATAAGACCCTGACCACCTTCATCGCCCTTCTGCCTCTCTGTTCCTCCACACTCAG GAAGGTGTCTCTGGAGGGGAACCCACTACCGGAGCAGTCCTATTACAAGCTCATGGGACTGGACAGCAC ATCAGATAGAAGCAAGCCCAGTACCGCGGGCCCTCTCTCCCCGCCCCAGGATCTCTCACTTATCTCTGAGGAACAACAGCATCGACGACCACGGGGCGCAGCTCCTGGGCCAGGCACTGTCCACACTGAACAACAGCAACCGGACCCTGGTTTCGCTGAACCTGGGATTCAACCACATCGGGGACGAGGGAGCGGGCTACATTGCAGAT GGCCCTCCGTTCTCCAGGGCCTGAGACTGAATCGCTCTCTTCTCTGGTTGTCCCTGGCGCACAACCGTATTCAAGACAAGGGCGCACTGAAGCTGGCTGAG GTTCTGCGCCCCTTCGAGCTGACCCACACGGAGGTGGTGGAGCGGCGGCGCCTGCTCTTGGAGAAAGGAACGCAGGAGCGGTCGTCGCGATCG CCTTCCTCCTCCCGACATGGAGACTCCAAAACGGAACGTGAGAAGTCTCAGACAGCGGGCATCAGCAATGTTACTTTGGTGGACAAGCCAGAAAAGATGCAGACATTAAAAGCACCCAAGGGTCTGGGCAAGAAAAAGGAGAAGTCAGGG GAAGTtgtaaagaaggaagagaagtcaGGCCCCGGGCAGTCCCCTACACAAGGAACCCCTAAGAAAGAAGATGCCACAAAGGCAGGCAAGGGGA AGGTAACCATCCCCGAGCAGAAGATGAGCAAGGGGAAAGGGATGAAGACAGGGAGCAAAGAGAAGCGCAGCATCCTCCTGGAGTCAGAG CAGCTGGTGGTTGAAGCTACAGAGATGGTTAACCCTCTCCTGGAGCCCGTGGAGCACCGAGATGGGAAGGTTTTCATGCCCGGGAACAAG GGAACCGAATCAcagaggtggggctggaaggcTTCCTCACCGCTGTGCAGTACCAGGTCCAGGTCTCCAAGTCCAGGACTTCTTCGTCCAAGGGCCCCTTGGGGCTGCTGTGGCTGTCCCTGGCG aaaaactGCTTTGACCCGCAGTGTCCAACATACACCATGA
- the Lrrc71 gene encoding leucine-rich repeat-containing protein 71 isoform X18, with product MSTEPSAPGTSPRTPRPGAQKSSGAITKKGDRAAKEKPATALPPLGEEEPKNPEEYQCSGVLETDFAELCIRSGYTDFPKVVTRPRPNQNFVLSASMSEKPTQDDQRLSASCSQNSLESKYVFFRPTIQVEVEQEDSKAVKEIYIRGWKLEDRILGIFSKCLPSLSQLQAINLWKVGLTDKTLTTFIALLPLCSSTLRISHLSLRNNSIDDHGAQLLGQALSTLNNSNRTLVSLNLGFNHIGDEGAGYIADGLRLNRSLLWLSLAHNRIQDKGALKLAEVLRPFELTHTEVVERRRLLLEKGTQERSSRSPSSSRHGDSKTEREKSQTAGISNVTLVDKPEKMQTLKAPKGLGKKKEKSGEVVKKEEKSGPGQSPTQGTPKKEDATKAGKGKVTIPEQKMSKGKGMKTGSKEKRSILLESELVVEATEMVNPLLEPVEHRDGKVFMPGNKGTESQRWGWKASSPLCSTRSRSPSPGLLRPRAPWGCCGCPWRKTALTRSVQHTP from the exons ATGTCAACTGAGCCGAGCGCTCCCGGGACCTCACCTAGGACACCGCGTCCTGGGGCCCAGAAGTCATCCGGTGCGATAACCAAGAAGGGGGACCGGGCCGCTAAGGAGAAGCCAGCAACTGCCCTGCCTCCGTTGGGCGAGGAGGAGCCGAAAAATCCCG AGGAGTACCAGTGCTCTGGGGTCCTGGAGACAGACTTCGCCGAGCTCTGCATACGGTCAGGCTACACCGACTTTCCCAAAGTTGTCACCCGGCCTCGGCCCAACCAGAACTTTGTCCTTTCCGCCTCCATGTCAGAAAAACCCACCCAAG ACGACCAGCGGCTCTCAGCATCCTGCAGCCAGAACAGCCTGGAGAGCAAATACGTGTTCTTCCGGCCCACCATTCAGGTGGAGGTAGAGCAGGAGGACAGCAAGGCCGTGAAAGAGATCTACATCCGAG GTTGGAAACTTGAGGATCGGATTCTGGGTATTTTCTCCAAATGTCTGCCCTCCCTCAGCCAGCTGCAAGCTATCAA CTTGTGGAAGGTGGGGCTGACGGATAAGACCCTGACCACCTTCATCGCCCTTCTGCCTCTCTGTTCCTCCACACTCAG GATCTCTCACTTATCTCTGAGGAACAACAGCATCGACGACCACGGGGCGCAGCTCCTGGGCCAGGCACTGTCCACACTGAACAACAGCAACCGGACCCTGGTTTCGCTGAACCTGGGATTCAACCACATCGGGGACGAGGGAGCGGGCTACATTGCAGAT GGCCTGAGACTGAATCGCTCTCTTCTCTGGTTGTCCCTGGCGCACAACCGTATTCAAGACAAGGGCGCACTGAAGCTGGCTGAG GTTCTGCGCCCCTTCGAGCTGACCCACACGGAGGTGGTGGAGCGGCGGCGCCTGCTCTTGGAGAAAGGAACGCAGGAGCGGTCGTCGCGATCG CCTTCCTCCTCCCGACATGGAGACTCCAAAACGGAACGTGAGAAGTCTCAGACAGCGGGCATCAGCAATGTTACTTTGGTGGACAAGCCAGAAAAGATGCAGACATTAAAAGCACCCAAGGGTCTGGGCAAGAAAAAGGAGAAGTCAGGG GAAGTtgtaaagaaggaagagaagtcaGGCCCCGGGCAGTCCCCTACACAAGGAACCCCTAAGAAAGAAGATGCCACAAAGGCAGGCAAGGGGA AGGTAACCATCCCCGAGCAGAAGATGAGCAAGGGGAAAGGGATGAAGACAGGGAGCAAAGAGAAGCGCAGCATCCTCCTGGAGTCAGAG CTGGTGGTTGAAGCTACAGAGATGGTTAACCCTCTCCTGGAGCCCGTGGAGCACCGAGATGGGAAGGTTTTCATGCCCGGGAACAAG GGAACCGAATCAcagaggtggggctggaaggcTTCCTCACCGCTGTGCAGTACCAGGTCCAGGTCTCCAAGTCCAGGACTTCTTCGTCCAAGGGCCCCTTGGGGCTGCTGTGGCTGTCCCTGGCG aaaaactGCTTTGACCCGCAGTGTCCAACATACACCATGA
- the Lrrc71 gene encoding leucine-rich repeat-containing protein 71 isoform X16, whose protein sequence is MSTEPSAPGTSPRTPRPGAQKSSGAITKKGDRAAKEKPATALPPLGEEEPKNPEEYQCSGVLETDFAELCIRSGYTDFPKVVTRPRPNQNFVLSASMSEKPTQDDQRLSASCSQNSLESKYVFFRPTIQVEVEQEDSKAVKEIYIRGWKLEDRILGIFSKCLPSLSQLQAINLWKVGLTDKTLTTFIALLPLCSSTLRSDRSKPSTAGPLSPPQDLSLISEEQQHRRPRGAAPGPGTVHTEQQQPDPGFAEPGIQPHRGRGSGLHCRWPSVLQGLRLNRSLLWLSLAHNRIQDKGALKLAEVLRPFELTHTEVVERRRLLLEKGTQERSSRSPSSSRHGDSKTEREKSQTAGISNVTLVDKPEKMQTLKAPKGLGKKKEKSGEVVKKEEKSGPGQSPTQGTPKKEDATKAGKGKVTIPEQKMSKGKGMKTGSKEKRSILLESELVVEATEMVNPLLEPVEHRDGKVFMPGNKGTESQRWGWKASSPLCSTRSRSPSPGLLRPRAPWGCCGCPWRKTALTRSVQHTP, encoded by the exons ATGTCAACTGAGCCGAGCGCTCCCGGGACCTCACCTAGGACACCGCGTCCTGGGGCCCAGAAGTCATCCGGTGCGATAACCAAGAAGGGGGACCGGGCCGCTAAGGAGAAGCCAGCAACTGCCCTGCCTCCGTTGGGCGAGGAGGAGCCGAAAAATCCCG AGGAGTACCAGTGCTCTGGGGTCCTGGAGACAGACTTCGCCGAGCTCTGCATACGGTCAGGCTACACCGACTTTCCCAAAGTTGTCACCCGGCCTCGGCCCAACCAGAACTTTGTCCTTTCCGCCTCCATGTCAGAAAAACCCACCCAAG ACGACCAGCGGCTCTCAGCATCCTGCAGCCAGAACAGCCTGGAGAGCAAATACGTGTTCTTCCGGCCCACCATTCAGGTGGAGGTAGAGCAGGAGGACAGCAAGGCCGTGAAAGAGATCTACATCCGAG GTTGGAAACTTGAGGATCGGATTCTGGGTATTTTCTCCAAATGTCTGCCCTCCCTCAGCCAGCTGCAAGCTATCAA CTTGTGGAAGGTGGGGCTGACGGATAAGACCCTGACCACCTTCATCGCCCTTCTGCCTCTCTGTTCCTCCACACTCAG ATCAGATAGAAGCAAGCCCAGTACCGCGGGCCCTCTCTCCCCGCCCCAGGATCTCTCACTTATCTCTGAGGAACAACAGCATCGACGACCACGGGGCGCAGCTCCTGGGCCAGGCACTGTCCACACTGAACAACAGCAACCGGACCCTGGTTTCGCTGAACCTGGGATTCAACCACATCGGGGACGAGGGAGCGGGCTACATTGCAGAT GGCCCTCCGTTCTCCAGGGCCTGAGACTGAATCGCTCTCTTCTCTGGTTGTCCCTGGCGCACAACCGTATTCAAGACAAGGGCGCACTGAAGCTGGCTGAG GTTCTGCGCCCCTTCGAGCTGACCCACACGGAGGTGGTGGAGCGGCGGCGCCTGCTCTTGGAGAAAGGAACGCAGGAGCGGTCGTCGCGATCG CCTTCCTCCTCCCGACATGGAGACTCCAAAACGGAACGTGAGAAGTCTCAGACAGCGGGCATCAGCAATGTTACTTTGGTGGACAAGCCAGAAAAGATGCAGACATTAAAAGCACCCAAGGGTCTGGGCAAGAAAAAGGAGAAGTCAGGG GAAGTtgtaaagaaggaagagaagtcaGGCCCCGGGCAGTCCCCTACACAAGGAACCCCTAAGAAAGAAGATGCCACAAAGGCAGGCAAGGGGA AGGTAACCATCCCCGAGCAGAAGATGAGCAAGGGGAAAGGGATGAAGACAGGGAGCAAAGAGAAGCGCAGCATCCTCCTGGAGTCAGAG CTGGTGGTTGAAGCTACAGAGATGGTTAACCCTCTCCTGGAGCCCGTGGAGCACCGAGATGGGAAGGTTTTCATGCCCGGGAACAAG GGAACCGAATCAcagaggtggggctggaaggcTTCCTCACCGCTGTGCAGTACCAGGTCCAGGTCTCCAAGTCCAGGACTTCTTCGTCCAAGGGCCCCTTGGGGCTGCTGTGGCTGTCCCTGGCG aaaaactGCTTTGACCCGCAGTGTCCAACATACACCATGA
- the Lrrc71 gene encoding leucine-rich repeat-containing protein 71 isoform X15 — protein MSTEPSAPGTSPRTPRPGAQKSSGAITKKGDRAAKEKPATALPPLGEEEPKNPEEYQCSGVLETDFAELCIRSGYTDFPKVVTRPRPNQNFVLSASMSEKPTQDDQRLSASCSQNSLESKYVFFRPTIQVEVEQEDSKAVKEIYIRGWKLEDRILGIFSKCLPSLSQLQAINLWKVGLTDKTLTTFIALLPLCSSTLRKVSLEGNPLPEQSYYKLMGLDSTISHLSLRNNSIDDHGAQLLGQALSTLNNSNRTLVSLNLGFNHIGDEGAGYIADGLRLNRSLLWLSLAHNRIQDKGALKLAEVLRPFELTHTEVVERRRLLLEKGTQERSSRSPSSSRHGDSKTEREKSQTAGISNVTLVDKPEKMQTLKAPKGLGKKKEKSGEVVKKEEKSGPGQSPTQGTPKKEDATKAGKGKVTIPEQKMSKGKGMKTGSKEKRSILLESELVVEATEMVNPLLEPVEHRDGKVFMPGNKGTESQRWGWKASSPLCSTRSRSPSPGLLRPRAPWGCCGCPWRKTALTRSVQHTP, from the exons ATGTCAACTGAGCCGAGCGCTCCCGGGACCTCACCTAGGACACCGCGTCCTGGGGCCCAGAAGTCATCCGGTGCGATAACCAAGAAGGGGGACCGGGCCGCTAAGGAGAAGCCAGCAACTGCCCTGCCTCCGTTGGGCGAGGAGGAGCCGAAAAATCCCG AGGAGTACCAGTGCTCTGGGGTCCTGGAGACAGACTTCGCCGAGCTCTGCATACGGTCAGGCTACACCGACTTTCCCAAAGTTGTCACCCGGCCTCGGCCCAACCAGAACTTTGTCCTTTCCGCCTCCATGTCAGAAAAACCCACCCAAG ACGACCAGCGGCTCTCAGCATCCTGCAGCCAGAACAGCCTGGAGAGCAAATACGTGTTCTTCCGGCCCACCATTCAGGTGGAGGTAGAGCAGGAGGACAGCAAGGCCGTGAAAGAGATCTACATCCGAG GTTGGAAACTTGAGGATCGGATTCTGGGTATTTTCTCCAAATGTCTGCCCTCCCTCAGCCAGCTGCAAGCTATCAA CTTGTGGAAGGTGGGGCTGACGGATAAGACCCTGACCACCTTCATCGCCCTTCTGCCTCTCTGTTCCTCCACACTCAG GAAGGTGTCTCTGGAGGGGAACCCACTACCGGAGCAGTCCTATTACAAGCTCATGGGACTGGACAGCAC GATCTCTCACTTATCTCTGAGGAACAACAGCATCGACGACCACGGGGCGCAGCTCCTGGGCCAGGCACTGTCCACACTGAACAACAGCAACCGGACCCTGGTTTCGCTGAACCTGGGATTCAACCACATCGGGGACGAGGGAGCGGGCTACATTGCAGAT GGCCTGAGACTGAATCGCTCTCTTCTCTGGTTGTCCCTGGCGCACAACCGTATTCAAGACAAGGGCGCACTGAAGCTGGCTGAG GTTCTGCGCCCCTTCGAGCTGACCCACACGGAGGTGGTGGAGCGGCGGCGCCTGCTCTTGGAGAAAGGAACGCAGGAGCGGTCGTCGCGATCG CCTTCCTCCTCCCGACATGGAGACTCCAAAACGGAACGTGAGAAGTCTCAGACAGCGGGCATCAGCAATGTTACTTTGGTGGACAAGCCAGAAAAGATGCAGACATTAAAAGCACCCAAGGGTCTGGGCAAGAAAAAGGAGAAGTCAGGG GAAGTtgtaaagaaggaagagaagtcaGGCCCCGGGCAGTCCCCTACACAAGGAACCCCTAAGAAAGAAGATGCCACAAAGGCAGGCAAGGGGA AGGTAACCATCCCCGAGCAGAAGATGAGCAAGGGGAAAGGGATGAAGACAGGGAGCAAAGAGAAGCGCAGCATCCTCCTGGAGTCAGAG CTGGTGGTTGAAGCTACAGAGATGGTTAACCCTCTCCTGGAGCCCGTGGAGCACCGAGATGGGAAGGTTTTCATGCCCGGGAACAAG GGAACCGAATCAcagaggtggggctggaaggcTTCCTCACCGCTGTGCAGTACCAGGTCCAGGTCTCCAAGTCCAGGACTTCTTCGTCCAAGGGCCCCTTGGGGCTGCTGTGGCTGTCCCTGGCG aaaaactGCTTTGACCCGCAGTGTCCAACATACACCATGA
- the Lrrc71 gene encoding leucine-rich repeat-containing protein 71 isoform X9, whose amino-acid sequence MSTEPSAPGTSPRTPRPGAQKSSGAITKKGDRAAKEKPATALPPLGEEEPKNPEEYQCSGVLETDFAELCIRSGYTDFPKVVTRPRPNQNFVLSASMSEKPTQDDQRLSASCSQNSLESKYVFFRPTIQVEVEQEDSKAVKEIYIRGWKLEDRILGIFSKCLPSLSQLQAINLWKVGLTDKTLTTFIALLPLCSSTLRKVSLEGNPLPEQSYYKLMGLDSTSDRSKPSTAGPLSPPQDLSLISEEQQHRRPRGAAPGPGTVHTEQQQPDPGFAEPGIQPHRGRGSGLHCRWPSVLQGLRLNRSLLWLSLAHNRIQDKGALKLAEVLRPFELTHTEVVERRRLLLEKGTQERSSRSPSSSRHGDSKTEREKSQTAGISNVTLVDKPEKMQTLKAPKGLGKKKEKSGEVVKKEEKSGPGQSPTQGTPKKEDATKAGKGKVTIPEQKMSKGKGMKTGSKEKRSILLESELVVEATEMVNPLLEPVEHRDGKVFMPGNKGTESQRWGWKASSPLCSTRSRSPSPGLLRPRAPWGCCGCPWRKTALTRSVQHTP is encoded by the exons ATGTCAACTGAGCCGAGCGCTCCCGGGACCTCACCTAGGACACCGCGTCCTGGGGCCCAGAAGTCATCCGGTGCGATAACCAAGAAGGGGGACCGGGCCGCTAAGGAGAAGCCAGCAACTGCCCTGCCTCCGTTGGGCGAGGAGGAGCCGAAAAATCCCG AGGAGTACCAGTGCTCTGGGGTCCTGGAGACAGACTTCGCCGAGCTCTGCATACGGTCAGGCTACACCGACTTTCCCAAAGTTGTCACCCGGCCTCGGCCCAACCAGAACTTTGTCCTTTCCGCCTCCATGTCAGAAAAACCCACCCAAG ACGACCAGCGGCTCTCAGCATCCTGCAGCCAGAACAGCCTGGAGAGCAAATACGTGTTCTTCCGGCCCACCATTCAGGTGGAGGTAGAGCAGGAGGACAGCAAGGCCGTGAAAGAGATCTACATCCGAG GTTGGAAACTTGAGGATCGGATTCTGGGTATTTTCTCCAAATGTCTGCCCTCCCTCAGCCAGCTGCAAGCTATCAA CTTGTGGAAGGTGGGGCTGACGGATAAGACCCTGACCACCTTCATCGCCCTTCTGCCTCTCTGTTCCTCCACACTCAG GAAGGTGTCTCTGGAGGGGAACCCACTACCGGAGCAGTCCTATTACAAGCTCATGGGACTGGACAGCAC ATCAGATAGAAGCAAGCCCAGTACCGCGGGCCCTCTCTCCCCGCCCCAGGATCTCTCACTTATCTCTGAGGAACAACAGCATCGACGACCACGGGGCGCAGCTCCTGGGCCAGGCACTGTCCACACTGAACAACAGCAACCGGACCCTGGTTTCGCTGAACCTGGGATTCAACCACATCGGGGACGAGGGAGCGGGCTACATTGCAGAT GGCCCTCCGTTCTCCAGGGCCTGAGACTGAATCGCTCTCTTCTCTGGTTGTCCCTGGCGCACAACCGTATTCAAGACAAGGGCGCACTGAAGCTGGCTGAG GTTCTGCGCCCCTTCGAGCTGACCCACACGGAGGTGGTGGAGCGGCGGCGCCTGCTCTTGGAGAAAGGAACGCAGGAGCGGTCGTCGCGATCG CCTTCCTCCTCCCGACATGGAGACTCCAAAACGGAACGTGAGAAGTCTCAGACAGCGGGCATCAGCAATGTTACTTTGGTGGACAAGCCAGAAAAGATGCAGACATTAAAAGCACCCAAGGGTCTGGGCAAGAAAAAGGAGAAGTCAGGG GAAGTtgtaaagaaggaagagaagtcaGGCCCCGGGCAGTCCCCTACACAAGGAACCCCTAAGAAAGAAGATGCCACAAAGGCAGGCAAGGGGA AGGTAACCATCCCCGAGCAGAAGATGAGCAAGGGGAAAGGGATGAAGACAGGGAGCAAAGAGAAGCGCAGCATCCTCCTGGAGTCAGAG CTGGTGGTTGAAGCTACAGAGATGGTTAACCCTCTCCTGGAGCCCGTGGAGCACCGAGATGGGAAGGTTTTCATGCCCGGGAACAAG GGAACCGAATCAcagaggtggggctggaaggcTTCCTCACCGCTGTGCAGTACCAGGTCCAGGTCTCCAAGTCCAGGACTTCTTCGTCCAAGGGCCCCTTGGGGCTGCTGTGGCTGTCCCTGGCG aaaaactGCTTTGACCCGCAGTGTCCAACATACACCATGA